The following proteins are co-located in the Armatimonadota bacterium genome:
- a CDS encoding ABC transporter permease, with amino-acid sequence MAVAARVVSPPRPSRRGIALTLLRLARHPSAVAGAVVMVAIALLAVFAPQAAPFDPGASRLENRLAPPSWMPGGAPAHWLGTDGLGRDVWSRIIYGGRISLLVGATATVMSLIPGLVLGLAAGFFRGPTDGLVSRFAELLMAFPHLIFAIGVMAALGPGFWNLVMALAFKGWVEFYRVARGDTLSQGNREYVDAARALGASSTRILGRHILPNMIHTSVVLGTLRMGHFIVLEASLSFLGMGLPPRLPAWGSMVADGRDVMLTAWWVSTFPGLAIVALVLAVNLVGEGLRDVLDPRLGME; translated from the coding sequence ATGGCGGTAGCCGCCAGAGTGGTTTCCCCTCCAAGGCCCAGCCGCCGCGGCATCGCGCTCACCCTGCTGCGATTGGCGCGTCATCCTTCGGCAGTTGCCGGGGCGGTGGTCATGGTCGCCATTGCGCTCCTGGCGGTGTTCGCACCGCAGGCCGCGCCGTTCGACCCGGGCGCCTCGCGGCTGGAGAACCGACTGGCCCCTCCTTCCTGGATGCCGGGCGGCGCACCAGCCCACTGGTTGGGCACCGACGGCCTTGGCCGCGACGTGTGGTCGCGGATCATCTACGGCGGCCGGATCTCGCTGCTCGTCGGCGCGACGGCCACCGTGATGTCGCTGATTCCTGGCCTGGTGCTCGGCCTGGCCGCCGGGTTCTTCCGGGGGCCGACGGACGGTCTCGTCTCGCGGTTCGCCGAGTTACTGATGGCCTTCCCGCATCTGATCTTTGCCATTGGGGTCATGGCGGCGCTGGGGCCGGGATTCTGGAATCTCGTGATGGCGCTGGCATTCAAGGGATGGGTGGAGTTCTACCGGGTGGCGCGCGGCGACACCCTCAGCCAGGGCAACCGAGAGTATGTTGACGCCGCCCGCGCGCTGGGGGCCTCCAGCACCCGGATCCTCGGCCGGCACATCCTCCCCAACATGATCCACACGAGCGTGGTGCTCGGCACGCTGCGCATGGGGCACTTCATCGTGCTGGAGGCGTCGCTGTCGTTCCTGGGCATGGGTCTGCCGCCGCGCCTGCCGGCCTGGGGCTCGATGGTGGCGGACGGCCGCGACGTCATGCTGACCGCCTGGTGGGTTTCCACCTTCCCCGGGCTTGCGATTGTCGCGCTGGTGCTGGCGGTGAACCTCGTAGGAGAAGGGCTGCGGGACGTGCTGGACCCGCGGCTGGGGATGGAGTGA
- a CDS encoding ABC transporter permease — protein sequence MRTLVLARRILNTIPIMLGVAVIVFIVMRMLPGDPVDIMLGQTGAVSQQDLDRLRRDFHLDQPLTGQLVRFVADAARGDFGTSFARRRPVFGMLVEALPATIELALAATVVALLVALPIGVLSAVYQRSWLDRMAMGGAFLGISMPAFWLGIVGIIVFAVRLGWFPTSGRVSHEVLLTPVTGFYLLDSVLTRNWAALGDVLRHLTLPAVVLGASMMAIVARVTRSSMVEVMREQYVTTARSKGLASRVVVWRHALRNALIPTVTVVGLQVGVLLGGNMIVETVFGWPGMGRMVVDAIFSRDYPVVQGAVMLYAFTFVLANLAVDLCYIYLDPRISL from the coding sequence GTGCGCACGCTCGTTCTGGCGCGCCGCATCCTGAACACGATCCCGATCATGCTGGGGGTGGCGGTGATCGTGTTCATCGTGATGCGGATGCTGCCGGGCGATCCCGTGGACATCATGCTCGGGCAGACGGGGGCGGTCTCACAGCAGGACCTCGACCGCCTCCGTCGGGATTTCCACCTCGACCAGCCGCTGACCGGGCAACTGGTGCGGTTCGTCGCCGACGCGGCCCGCGGCGATTTCGGCACCTCGTTCGCCCGGCGTCGCCCTGTGTTTGGAATGCTGGTCGAGGCGCTGCCGGCCACGATCGAGCTGGCCCTGGCCGCCACGGTCGTCGCATTGCTGGTGGCCCTGCCGATAGGAGTGCTCTCAGCGGTCTACCAGCGCTCGTGGCTGGACCGGATGGCGATGGGCGGCGCGTTCCTGGGTATCTCGATGCCGGCGTTCTGGCTGGGCATCGTGGGGATCATCGTGTTTGCGGTCAGGCTCGGCTGGTTCCCGACCTCGGGCCGCGTGAGCCACGAGGTCCTCCTGACACCTGTGACCGGGTTCTATCTGCTGGACAGCGTGCTCACGCGCAACTGGGCGGCTTTAGGCGACGTCCTGAGGCACCTTACCCTCCCGGCCGTCGTGCTGGGCGCCAGCATGATGGCGATAGTCGCCCGGGTGACACGGTCCAGCATGGTCGAGGTGATGCGTGAGCAGTACGTTACCACGGCGCGCTCCAAAGGCCTGGCCAGCCGGGTGGTCGTCTGGCGCCACGCGTTGCGCAATGCGCTCATCCCGACGGTGACCGTTGTCGGGCTGCAGGTAGGTGTGCTGCTCGGCGGTAACATGATCGTCGAGACGGTCTTCGGATGGCCTGGGATGGGCCGCATGGTCGTGGACGCGATCTTCAGCCGCGACTACCCGGTGGTGCAGGGCGCGGTCATGCTCTACGCGTTCACGTTCGTGCTTGCCAACCTGGCGGTGGACCTGTGCTACATCTACCTGGACCCGCGCATCTCGCTGTAG
- a CDS encoding peptide ABC transporter substrate-binding protein: MGGYPRLLTAVALLAVSAGLLAPAGAQDRVLAFALDTEAFRRPEAEAIADNLRTLGAQVEVRVWERTSMIARMQAGERLAYMTDWGSAFFEPFDLAEPKLTTGGRGNYSFYSNKEVDELLVVGSTGADNTARRDAYFKVQDIIFREAPWIFAYFRQDIHGASSLVENWEASMDSRINLHDVRLSRGGVIVVGMNTNAIATFDPAMFRDRKTETVLRNIFDGLVTRTTKDQVVLELASAMRQPSPTTYEFTIRSGVTFHNGDPLTAEDVLFTFERILKDGAIAGASSPRRALLGPLDRVERVGENVVRFTLARPFPAFMQALVHFQIVPKRYIQTVGDRAFAERPVGAGPFKYLAGRVDGQIVLERYDKYYGGAPELAPVGPAPLRGVVFRMMPEPATRVAALKAGEVHIIEDMPVDLITEIDRDPRTEVKTTQGTRVSGVELNNAKPPFNDLKVRQALNHAVNWDAILKAIYRGYGTRLATAFLPSGFGYNPRLRPYTYDLTRARTLLREAGYTVR; this comes from the coding sequence ATGGGAGGATACCCGCGTCTGCTCACCGCGGTAGCCCTGCTTGCCGTATCCGCCGGCCTGCTTGCACCGGCCGGTGCTCAGGACCGCGTGCTCGCCTTCGCCCTCGACACCGAGGCGTTCCGCCGGCCCGAGGCCGAGGCGATCGCCGACAACCTCCGCACGCTGGGCGCCCAGGTAGAGGTCCGTGTCTGGGAGCGCACCAGCATGATCGCTCGCATGCAGGCCGGAGAGCGCCTGGCCTACATGACCGACTGGGGGAGCGCGTTCTTCGAGCCATTCGACTTGGCCGAGCCCAAGTTGACCACCGGCGGCCGCGGAAACTACTCGTTCTACTCCAACAAAGAGGTGGACGAACTGCTCGTGGTCGGTTCTACCGGGGCCGATAACACCGCCCGCCGCGACGCCTACTTCAAAGTCCAGGACATAATCTTCCGGGAGGCCCCCTGGATCTTCGCGTACTTCCGCCAGGATATCCACGGCGCCAGCAGCCTGGTTGAGAACTGGGAAGCCTCGATGGACAGCCGCATCAACCTGCACGACGTGCGCCTGAGCCGCGGTGGGGTCATCGTGGTTGGGATGAACACCAACGCGATCGCGACGTTCGACCCCGCGATGTTTCGCGATCGGAAGACCGAGACGGTGCTGCGCAACATCTTCGACGGCCTGGTTACTCGGACGACCAAGGACCAAGTGGTGCTTGAACTGGCCTCGGCCATGCGGCAGCCGTCACCGACCACCTATGAGTTCACGATCCGCTCGGGCGTGACGTTCCACAACGGCGATCCGCTGACCGCCGAGGACGTCCTCTTCACCTTCGAGCGCATACTCAAGGACGGGGCCATCGCCGGCGCCAGCAGTCCCCGCCGCGCGCTGCTGGGCCCGCTCGACCGCGTCGAGCGCGTTGGCGAGAACGTGGTGCGCTTTACCCTCGCCCGCCCGTTCCCGGCATTCATGCAGGCGCTGGTGCACTTCCAGATCGTGCCCAAGCGCTACATTCAGACCGTCGGCGACCGCGCGTTCGCCGAGCGCCCGGTGGGCGCCGGACCGTTCAAGTACCTAGCCGGCCGCGTGGATGGCCAGATAGTGCTGGAGCGCTATGACAAGTACTACGGCGGCGCGCCCGAACTGGCGCCGGTCGGCCCGGCGCCGCTGCGGGGCGTGGTCTTCCGGATGATGCCCGAGCCCGCGACCCGCGTGGCCGCGCTGAAGGCCGGGGAGGTGCACATCATCGAGGACATGCCCGTGGACCTGATAACCGAGATTGATCGTGACCCCCGCACTGAGGTCAAGACCACACAGGGGACGCGCGTCTCGGGGGTCGAGTTGAACAACGCCAAGCCACCGTTCAACGACCTGAAAGTCCGCCAGGCGCTCAACCACGCGGTCAACTGGGACGCGATCCTCAAGGCCATATACAGGGGCTACGGCACACGGCTGGCCACCGCGTTCCTGCCCAGCGGGTTCGGCTACAACCCGCGCCTGCGGCCGTACACGTACGATCTGACGCGGGCCCGTACGCTGCTTCGCGAGGCGGGTTACACGGTGCGGTAG
- a CDS encoding GntR family transcriptional regulator produces MSGATMKLKRHHAIPLHRQLGAALVRAIRSGEIPPGERIPSEREICETYGVSRTTVRQTIHDLVASGLLMRVPAKGTFVARSKIDQDLSRVVRFSEAVSAAGYRPTARLLGIRTAQAHAEIAKALGLSLGETVVVVDMVSMADGAPLAFYRIHLPPETGEPTARALLAAEAEGRVTFGLVLEHVRRVAGLEPAQVVQAYEAAPAPDEVARILQISEGAAVVASDRTVLTASGKPITHDNAYYRGDRYRFTIRRAYSI; encoded by the coding sequence ATGAGTGGGGCGACGATGAAGCTGAAGCGCCACCACGCCATTCCTCTGCACCGGCAGCTCGGTGCCGCCCTCGTCCGCGCCATCCGTTCGGGGGAGATCCCCCCGGGCGAGCGCATCCCATCCGAACGGGAGATCTGCGAGACCTACGGGGTCAGCCGCACAACGGTCCGGCAGACCATCCACGACCTGGTGGCCTCAGGACTCCTGATGCGCGTGCCGGCCAAGGGGACCTTCGTGGCGCGGTCCAAGATAGACCAGGACCTCTCACGCGTGGTGCGGTTCTCAGAGGCCGTCTCCGCTGCCGGATACAGACCCACGGCAAGACTTCTCGGCATTCGCACCGCGCAGGCGCATGCCGAGATCGCAAAGGCTCTGGGGCTGTCCCTGGGTGAGACGGTGGTCGTCGTGGACATGGTGAGCATGGCCGACGGTGCGCCCCTGGCGTTCTACCGGATTCATCTGCCGCCTGAGACAGGCGAGCCAACCGCGCGTGCCCTGCTGGCCGCCGAGGCCGAGGGCCGCGTGACCTTCGGGTTGGTGCTGGAGCACGTGCGCCGCGTTGCCGGGCTGGAGCCGGCTCAGGTCGTGCAGGCCTACGAAGCCGCGCCTGCACCGGACGAGGTCGCCCGCATACTGCAGATCAGTGAGGGCGCGGCCGTAGTGGCCAGTGACCGGACCGTGCTCACCGCGTCGGGAAAGCCGATTACGCACGACAACGCGTACTACCGCGGCGATCGCTATCGGTTCACGATCCGCCGCGCGTATTCGATCTGA
- a CDS encoding S9 family peptidase yields the protein MEAQMNRRPIEIDDLLKIRFPHNAAISPDGGHVVFALARLDHDANEFCGHLWMAPVSGGEPRPFTADEARDTNPVWSPDGRWIAFLSNRGGRRRGRKRAAMQLWVIPSDGGEARQLTFFKAGVSQPAWSPDGRTLAFVSRGASGEVETGDADEEVIVREVTRPKYKFDAMGFLEGYAHVWTVPLGGGDPSRITDGDYDHDSPAWLPGGREIVFLANRTPEADLSFVRDVWAADVQTRALRQLTHNSGPCVSPVPSPDGRYVAFVGHDFHAKSATNFGVWIVPVEGGEAVNLTAGLDRSVGNAVGSDVRLTPMFPVPAWTQDSSAIIFLSTTGGRTHLYCVEVADRAVRQLTDGDEVVADLTAAAGQVVYQRIGPASLDELWLLPESGEPRRLAGFNDDLLAGLDLGEPRPFSYPGADGWPMEGWLLTPPGFDPGKKYPAILRIHGGPHAAYGYAFNHYVALLAARGYVVVWTNPRGSQGYGEAFTRAVVTDWGGKDSEDILRGIDHAITLGFIDAGRVAVTGGSYGGFMTNWLIGHTHRFRCAITEVCVSNLISFYGTSDIGATWAELEWGATPWDDPGKLLRESPLMYAKNVTTPVLIIANEADHRCPVEQSEQFYMALRKMGKEAAFLRFLGESHQMSSNGRPKPRIERLKRLLAWFDKYLSQAPH from the coding sequence ATGGAGGCCCAAATGAACAGGCGCCCGATCGAGATTGACGATCTACTGAAGATCCGGTTTCCACACAACGCCGCGATCTCACCCGACGGTGGGCACGTGGTGTTCGCGCTGGCGCGGCTCGACCACGATGCCAACGAGTTCTGCGGGCACCTGTGGATGGCGCCGGTTTCCGGCGGAGAGCCGCGGCCGTTCACCGCCGATGAGGCGCGGGACACGAATCCTGTCTGGTCTCCGGACGGCCGGTGGATCGCGTTCCTGTCCAACCGCGGCGGCAGGCGCCGCGGCCGCAAGCGCGCGGCGATGCAGCTGTGGGTCATCCCCTCTGATGGCGGGGAGGCCCGCCAGTTGACCTTCTTCAAGGCAGGCGTGAGCCAGCCGGCCTGGTCGCCCGACGGGCGAACCCTGGCCTTCGTGTCACGGGGCGCCTCCGGCGAAGTCGAGACCGGAGATGCCGACGAAGAGGTGATCGTCCGGGAGGTGACCCGCCCCAAGTACAAGTTCGACGCGATGGGGTTTCTTGAAGGTTACGCGCACGTCTGGACCGTGCCCCTGGGCGGCGGGGATCCGTCCCGGATCACCGATGGTGACTATGACCACGACTCCCCGGCCTGGCTACCAGGGGGCCGCGAGATCGTCTTTCTCGCCAACCGGACTCCGGAAGCGGACCTGTCGTTCGTGCGCGACGTGTGGGCCGCCGATGTCCAGACGCGCGCGCTGCGACAGTTGACGCACAACTCCGGTCCATGCGTCTCGCCGGTGCCCTCACCCGACGGCCGCTACGTGGCCTTCGTCGGGCACGACTTCCACGCCAAGAGCGCGACGAACTTCGGGGTATGGATCGTTCCTGTTGAAGGAGGAGAGGCGGTCAACCTCACCGCCGGCCTCGACCGTTCAGTGGGGAATGCCGTGGGCAGCGACGTGCGCCTGACGCCCATGTTCCCGGTCCCGGCCTGGACGCAGGACAGCAGCGCGATCATCTTCCTCTCCACCACCGGAGGCCGCACGCACCTGTACTGCGTGGAGGTCGCCGACCGCGCGGTCCGGCAACTCACCGACGGAGACGAGGTGGTCGCCGACCTGACGGCGGCAGCAGGCCAGGTGGTCTACCAGCGCATAGGCCCTGCGTCGCTGGACGAACTGTGGCTGCTTCCGGAATCAGGCGAGCCCCGCCGGCTCGCCGGCTTCAACGACGATCTGCTCGCCGGCCTCGACCTGGGCGAGCCACGGCCGTTCTCGTACCCGGGAGCCGACGGCTGGCCGATGGAGGGATGGCTGCTCACCCCGCCGGGGTTCGATCCCGGGAAGAAGTACCCGGCGATCTTGCGTATACACGGCGGCCCGCACGCGGCCTACGGGTACGCATTCAACCACTACGTGGCCCTGCTCGCGGCGCGCGGGTACGTCGTGGTGTGGACGAACCCGCGCGGCAGCCAGGGTTACGGTGAGGCGTTCACGCGGGCGGTAGTGACCGATTGGGGCGGCAAGGACAGCGAGGACATCCTCCGCGGGATAGACCACGCGATCACGCTGGGGTTCATTGATGCCGGCCGCGTGGCCGTCACCGGTGGCTCGTACGGCGGTTTCATGACCAACTGGTTGATCGGGCACACGCATCGGTTCCGCTGCGCGATAACCGAGGTGTGCGTCAGCAACCTGATCAGCTTCTACGGCACAAGCGACATAGGCGCCACCTGGGCCGAGCTGGAGTGGGGCGCCACGCCCTGGGACGATCCCGGCAAGCTGCTGAGGGAGTCCCCACTCATGTACGCGAAGAACGTCACCACCCCGGTATTGATCATCGCCAACGAGGCCGATCACAGGTGCCCGGTCGAGCAGTCGGAGCAGTTCTACATGGCGCTGCGGAAGATGGGCAAGGAGGCCGCGTTCCTGCGGTTCCTGGGAGAGAGCCACCAGATGAGCTCCAACGGCCGGCCCAAGCCGAGGATCGAGCGGCTCAAGCGGCTGCTGGCCTGGTTCGACAAGTACCTCTCGCAGGCGCCGCACTGA
- a CDS encoding ABC transporter ATP-binding protein, protein MSAHETPPPAGEISLRVDRVTKVFADPTGAPVTAVDDVSLAVHAGEFVSLLGPSGCGKTTLLRIIAGFETPTAGEIELAGQRVTHLPPDGRGTAMVFQSYALFPHLDVFENVAFGLRVRGVGEAETRDRVADALALVGLEGLARRSPDQLSGGQQQRVAVARAVVTRPRVLLLDEPLSNLDAKLREQMRVELRRIQREVGITAIYVTHDQVEAMTLADRIVVLDRGRMQQLAPPAELYARPANPFVAEFVGKVNLLEGRVVETLDGQCRVAMDGIEALVPFPHDRAVPQATAALPATAAPPVGARVGVVVRPETVHLARDGTLRGVVRRAVYLGSQVEYEVKVGGTLLQAIGRSPLEEGIFREGEDVGVTIGFGVAHLLVLDGGA, encoded by the coding sequence ATGTCGGCGCATGAGACTCCACCACCCGCGGGCGAGATATCCCTGCGCGTGGACCGCGTCACCAAGGTATTCGCCGATCCAACCGGCGCACCGGTGACCGCGGTGGACGACGTGTCGCTCGCGGTCCACGCCGGCGAGTTCGTCTCGCTGCTCGGGCCGAGCGGTTGCGGCAAGACCACCCTGCTCCGCATCATCGCCGGGTTCGAGACCCCGACCGCGGGCGAGATAGAGCTGGCAGGACAGCGGGTGACGCACCTGCCACCGGACGGGCGCGGAACCGCCATGGTCTTTCAATCCTACGCGCTCTTCCCCCATCTGGACGTCTTCGAGAACGTGGCGTTCGGGCTGCGGGTGCGCGGGGTCGGCGAGGCAGAAACGAGGGATCGCGTTGCCGATGCCCTGGCGCTGGTGGGCCTCGAGGGCCTGGCCCGGCGCTCGCCCGACCAGCTCAGCGGCGGGCAGCAGCAGCGGGTCGCGGTGGCGCGGGCCGTGGTCACCCGGCCTCGGGTGCTGCTGCTGGATGAGCCCCTGTCCAACCTCGACGCCAAGCTGCGCGAGCAGATGCGCGTCGAGCTGCGGCGCATCCAGCGCGAGGTCGGAATCACGGCGATCTACGTCACCCACGATCAGGTCGAGGCGATGACACTGGCCGACCGTATCGTCGTGCTCGACCGCGGAAGGATGCAGCAGTTGGCCCCGCCCGCCGAGCTATACGCGCGACCGGCCAACCCGTTCGTGGCCGAGTTCGTCGGAAAGGTCAACCTGCTGGAGGGTCGGGTGGTCGAGACCCTTGATGGGCAGTGCCGGGTGGCCATGGATGGGATCGAGGCGCTCGTGCCGTTTCCACACGACAGAGCAGTTCCGCAGGCGACAGCGGCGCTGCCGGCCACAGCGGCCCCCCCGGTAGGCGCACGTGTCGGCGTGGTGGTCCGCCCCGAGACGGTGCACCTGGCGCGGGACGGCACGTTGAGGGGCGTAGTGCGCCGCGCGGTCTACCTGGGCTCGCAGGTGGAGTACGAGGTGAAGGTTGGGGGGACACTGCTACAGGCCATCGGCCGCAGTCCCCTCGAGGAGGGGATCTTCCGCGAAGGTGAAGACGTGGGCGTGACCATTGGGTTCGGGGTCGCCCACCTGCTGGTGCTGGACGGTGGGGCCTAG
- a CDS encoding iron ABC transporter permease: MSRAVVTGAGLPQGRGGLRRLLADPVILLAAALIQAALLIFIIWPLVRVLLVSLTPGGVLSLEAYRDQLRSWYVQRAVVNSLMIGGLTAAVSVALGFAYAYTLVRTAVPFKRLFHLLAILPIVSPPFVSSIAIILLFGRGGIVTSGLLGLRDFNIYGFKGLLLAQVMTFAPVAYLVLRGVLEGIDPTLEDAALNLGARRWTVFRRVLLPLAVPGITSAFLVVFIESLADFGNPLLLAGSAFPVLSVQAYLQITGMFNLQAGAALSVLLLVPSVTAFILYRLIVGSRRYVTVTGKPGRSSLKATSPAATWLLFGVTAATAGVVVLFYAVIAAGALARTWGVDNTPSLEALLYVLSVGQETIRDTLAIAVTATPISGLLGMTIAFLVVRRKFPGRGWLELTSLLNFALPGTVVGIGYILAFNQRPLLLTGTMAILVACFVFRYVPVGIQAGIAVLRQIDPSIEEAAANLGASSAVTFRRVTLPLVRPAFFSALVFAFVRAMTAISAAVFLVSANWNLMTVQILSEVGSGRYNAAAAYSLVLLALVIVAIGIIGLMLRRGYSPVQGRFL; the protein is encoded by the coding sequence ATGAGCCGTGCCGTAGTTACCGGCGCGGGTCTCCCACAGGGCAGGGGAGGCCTGCGCCGGCTTCTCGCAGATCCGGTCATACTGCTGGCGGCCGCGCTGATCCAGGCCGCGCTGCTGATCTTCATCATCTGGCCGCTCGTGCGCGTCCTGTTGGTCAGTCTCACGCCGGGCGGCGTGCTTTCGCTCGAAGCATACCGCGACCAGTTGCGGTCGTGGTACGTGCAGCGGGCCGTGGTCAACAGTCTGATGATAGGCGGGCTGACCGCCGCCGTCAGCGTGGCGCTCGGGTTCGCCTACGCCTACACGCTGGTCCGCACGGCCGTGCCGTTCAAGCGGCTGTTTCACCTGCTGGCAATCCTGCCGATCGTTTCGCCCCCTTTCGTCTCGTCGATCGCGATCATCCTGCTCTTCGGCCGGGGCGGGATCGTCACCTCGGGCCTGCTGGGCCTGCGGGACTTCAACATCTACGGCTTCAAGGGGCTGCTGCTGGCGCAGGTGATGACCTTTGCGCCGGTGGCCTACCTGGTGCTCCGCGGAGTGCTGGAGGGGATTGATCCCACCCTGGAGGACGCCGCGCTCAACCTGGGGGCGCGGCGGTGGACGGTCTTCCGACGGGTGCTCCTGCCGCTGGCTGTCCCCGGTATCACCAGCGCGTTCCTTGTGGTGTTCATCGAATCGCTGGCCGACTTCGGGAACCCCCTGCTGCTGGCCGGAAGCGCGTTTCCGGTGCTCTCGGTGCAGGCCTACCTGCAGATCACCGGCATGTTCAACCTGCAGGCAGGCGCCGCGCTGTCGGTGCTGCTGCTGGTGCCGTCTGTCACCGCGTTCATCCTCTACCGCCTCATCGTGGGCAGCCGGCGGTATGTGACCGTCACGGGCAAGCCGGGTCGTTCGTCGCTCAAGGCCACCAGCCCGGCGGCCACCTGGCTGCTGTTCGGTGTCACCGCGGCCACCGCCGGGGTGGTGGTCTTGTTCTACGCGGTAATCGCCGCCGGCGCGCTTGCGCGGACCTGGGGCGTGGACAACACGCCGTCGCTGGAGGCGCTCCTGTACGTGCTGAGCGTGGGACAGGAGACGATCAGGGACACGCTGGCAATAGCGGTCACCGCGACCCCGATCTCCGGCCTGCTGGGCATGACCATAGCGTTCCTGGTTGTGCGCCGGAAGTTCCCCGGGCGTGGATGGCTCGAGCTGACCTCTCTGCTCAACTTCGCGCTGCCGGGTACCGTGGTCGGCATCGGTTACATCCTGGCGTTCAACCAGCGGCCGCTGCTGTTGACAGGCACCATGGCGATCCTGGTGGCCTGCTTCGTCTTCCGCTACGTGCCCGTGGGGATACAGGCGGGCATCGCCGTGCTCCGGCAGATAGATCCCTCGATCGAGGAGGCGGCGGCGAACCTGGGGGCGTCCAGCGCGGTGACCTTCAGGCGCGTTACGCTGCCGCTGGTGCGGCCGGCATTCTTCTCGGCCCTGGTCTTCGCGTTCGTGCGCGCGATGACCGCGATCAGCGCCGCGGTCTTCCTGGTCTCGGCAAACTGGAACCTGATGACCGTTCAGATCCTCAGCGAGGTGGGGTCGGGGCGGTACAACGCGGCCGCCGCCTACAGCCTGGTGTTGCTGGCGTTGGTCATCGTGGCCATCGGGATTATTGGGCTGATGCTCCGCCGAGGATACAGCCCGGTGCAGGGGAGGTTTCTCTGA
- a CDS encoding ABC transporter substrate-binding protein: MRRWFAFLLVFALLLPASAARAQAPSLTVYSSVDEENARKILGAFSRATGIEARITFLSTGPALARLEAERGNPQADVWFGAPSENHVDAKIRGLTQPYASPGAAALDARFRDPENYWVSFYMNPLGFGLNTKVLDDRKIKRPVSWQDLLSPQLRGLIQMPSPQTSGTAYNMVVALVQIMGEDKAFAYMRQLHPNVQTYTTSGTAPSRAVAFGEVAIGIQFTPALYQLYFRGYPLITVFPKEGVGFEAPAISIVKGARREAEARRLVDWIISPEGQNSLAEHETFFFPVSDKAKRQPGLPALRLVPLIKYDVDFAGKNRLRLVNRWINEVLGGR, encoded by the coding sequence ATGCGACGATGGTTCGCGTTTTTGCTTGTGTTTGCCCTGCTGCTGCCGGCATCCGCCGCGCGGGCGCAGGCGCCGTCCCTGACCGTGTACTCAAGCGTGGACGAGGAGAACGCGCGCAAGATCCTGGGCGCGTTCAGCCGGGCCACCGGCATCGAGGCACGGATCACCTTTCTCTCGACCGGCCCGGCGCTGGCCCGCCTGGAGGCCGAGCGCGGGAATCCCCAGGCGGACGTCTGGTTCGGCGCGCCCAGCGAGAACCACGTGGACGCCAAGATCCGCGGGCTCACGCAGCCCTACGCCTCACCAGGCGCCGCTGCGCTCGACGCCCGGTTCCGCGACCCGGAGAACTACTGGGTAAGCTTCTACATGAACCCGCTGGGGTTCGGCCTGAACACCAAGGTACTGGACGACCGTAAGATCAAGCGGCCGGTTTCCTGGCAGGACCTGCTCAGCCCGCAGCTCCGGGGCCTAATCCAGATGCCGAGCCCGCAGACCTCGGGCACCGCCTACAACATGGTGGTTGCGCTGGTGCAGATCATGGGTGAGGACAAGGCGTTTGCCTACATGAGGCAGCTCCATCCCAACGTTCAGACCTACACCACCAGCGGCACAGCGCCCTCCCGCGCGGTGGCCTTCGGCGAGGTCGCGATAGGCATCCAGTTCACCCCAGCGCTATACCAGCTCTACTTCCGCGGCTACCCCCTGATCACGGTCTTCCCCAAGGAGGGCGTGGGCTTTGAGGCGCCGGCGATCTCGATCGTCAAGGGAGCGCGGCGTGAGGCCGAGGCGAGGCGGCTCGTGGACTGGATTATCTCGCCCGAGGGGCAGAACAGTCTGGCCGAGCACGAGACCTTCTTCTTCCCGGTGAGCGACAAGGCAAAGCGCCAGCCCGGACTTCCGGCGCTGCGCCTGGTTCCGCTCATCAAGTACGACGTGGACTTCGCGGGCAAGAACCGCCTGCGCCTTGTCAACCGCTGGATCAACGAGGTGCTGGGCGGCCGATAA
- a CDS encoding SIS domain-containing protein, with protein sequence MRRVQSHLAAGIAVGQECLRADAETIAAAACLVIETVFRGGRIYLFGNGGSAADAQHLAAEFVGRFACPRTPIPAVAFTTDTSVLTSIANDFGYDHVFARQAEALVREGDVVIAISTSGGSASVVKGAEAARRAGARIIALTGQDGGALAPLADVTIRVPSEQTALIQEAHIAMGHAICAAVEEAWVAGDQTTAPREGTAGA encoded by the coding sequence ATGCGGCGCGTGCAGTCGCACCTGGCGGCGGGCATCGCGGTCGGGCAGGAGTGCCTGCGTGCGGACGCGGAGACAATCGCGGCGGCGGCGTGCCTGGTCATCGAGACCGTCTTCCGCGGCGGCAGGATCTACCTTTTCGGCAACGGCGGATCGGCCGCCGACGCCCAGCACCTGGCGGCCGAGTTCGTCGGGAGGTTCGCGTGCCCCAGGACCCCGATCCCGGCGGTCGCTTTCACGACGGACACCTCGGTGCTGACCTCCATCGCCAACGACTTCGGCTACGACCACGTCTTTGCACGCCAGGCTGAGGCGCTTGTGCGCGAGGGTGACGTGGTGATAGCGATCTCCACCAGCGGCGGATCGGCCAGTGTGGTCAAGGGGGCCGAGGCCGCCCGGCGCGCGGGCGCGAGGATCATCGCGCTGACCGGCCAGGACGGCGGCGCGCTGGCGCCGCTGGCCGATGTGACGATCCGGGTGCCCTCGGAACAGACCGCATTGATCCAGGAAGCGCACATTGCCATGGGCCACGCCATCTGCGCGGCCGTGGAGGAGGCGTGGGTGGCGGGAGACCAAACCACCGCACCGCGCGAGGGTACCGCCGGCGCATGA